In the Leptospira sp. WS4.C2 genome, one interval contains:
- a CDS encoding pentapeptide repeat-containing protein — translation MAVMDFARYKEINDQRMNYREMDDATVVSYYRNTGCGDGYRIYLKLNDHSVVEDASYTTTGCGFGIVALAMATEYAKGKSLLELKNLSPETLETLFEFPERRKNYPESAVAALKKAVEDYESGQGVPKENRITKSQTMELLHNQGHLREAKLSSVMLEKEKLDGVDFSGADLHNAFLQNSSFVGANFQGANLKASFFNGADLRNANFRGADLRFAKLASAKIEGADFTDAIYDIGTRVDHSQMYIFDVMKKAGKDLYLKTEDGE, via the coding sequence ATGGCAGTAATGGACTTTGCTCGCTACAAAGAAATCAACGACCAAAGGATGAATTACCGTGAGATGGACGATGCTACCGTCGTCTCCTACTACCGCAACACAGGTTGCGGGGACGGATATCGCATCTACTTAAAGTTAAACGACCACTCTGTTGTGGAAGACGCAAGTTATACCACGACAGGATGTGGGTTCGGAATTGTGGCTCTTGCCATGGCAACCGAATACGCTAAAGGTAAATCGCTTCTAGAACTCAAAAACTTATCTCCTGAAACTTTAGAAACTCTGTTCGAGTTTCCTGAAAGAAGAAAAAACTACCCTGAATCCGCTGTAGCTGCTCTGAAAAAAGCAGTAGAAGATTACGAGTCGGGACAAGGTGTTCCGAAAGAAAACCGAATCACCAAATCCCAAACCATGGAACTCCTTCACAACCAAGGCCACCTTAGGGAAGCCAAGTTATCCAGTGTTATGTTGGAAAAAGAAAAGTTGGACGGAGTTGATTTTAGTGGTGCGGACCTTCACAATGCCTTCCTTCAAAACTCTAGTTTTGTGGGAGCCAACTTTCAAGGTGCCAATCTCAAGGCTTCGTTTTTTAATGGAGCCGATCTTCGAAACGCCAATTTCCGCGGTGCCGACTTAAGGTTTGCCAAACTCGCTTCTGCCAAAATTGAAGGTGCTGATTTTACAGATGCTATTTATGACATTGGAACTCGAGTGGACCACAGCCAAATGTATATCTTTGATGTCATGAAAAAGGCCGGCAAAGACCTCTATTTAAAAACAGAGGATGGGGAATGA
- a CDS encoding STAS domain-containing protein: MENSREFYQEFEKAIESQNFGKLTMDFHSVKFLDSSGIGAVIKASSALHNRGVEIFVTNLNKNLNSVFRLSGLNHILSILTLDEYLSKFPEFQKTLEA, encoded by the coding sequence ATGGAAAACTCAAGAGAGTTTTATCAAGAATTTGAGAAGGCGATTGAAAGTCAGAATTTTGGAAAATTGACAATGGATTTCCATTCTGTAAAATTTTTGGATTCAAGTGGGATTGGAGCCGTAATTAAGGCTTCCTCGGCACTCCATAATCGTGGCGTTGAAATCTTCGTCACCAATCTAAATAAAAACCTTAATTCTGTATTCCGTCTTTCTGGACTCAACCATATCCTTTCCATTTTGACTTTAGATGAATACCTTTCCAAATTTCCGGAGTTTCAAAAAACTCTAGAGGCATAA
- a CDS encoding class I SAM-dependent methyltransferase, translating to MTKSYELLDSGDLSKLEIVGGYKLLRSSPNSAYGKATPEIWNDLHAQYIKNDSGSGHWNFQKKVPESFTIEFSNLTFKIKLTPFGHIGLFPEQETNWNRIREIGKKKHGLEVLNLFAYSGGSTLACLDAGMGVCHVDASKGMVDWARENAKLSGLDSKPVRWIVDDVMKFIRREIKRGKKYQGLILDPPSFGRGSKGEVWKIEENLPELMDALMELSDSKPEFVILSCHSQGFSPLTLERILSSRIKTKGTYQTSELFIPEKSGKKYPAGFCTFFSK from the coding sequence ATGACAAAAAGTTACGAACTCTTGGATTCAGGTGATTTATCCAAACTAGAAATTGTCGGTGGTTACAAACTCCTCCGTTCTTCCCCTAATTCTGCTTACGGAAAAGCAACTCCTGAAATTTGGAACGACCTCCATGCACAATACATCAAAAATGATTCCGGCTCTGGACATTGGAATTTTCAGAAAAAAGTTCCCGAAAGTTTTACCATTGAATTTTCCAATTTAACTTTCAAAATCAAACTCACTCCTTTTGGCCACATCGGCCTCTTCCCGGAACAAGAAACCAATTGGAACCGTATCCGAGAGATTGGAAAAAAGAAACATGGCCTCGAAGTTTTAAACCTATTTGCTTATTCGGGTGGATCGACTCTTGCTTGTTTGGATGCTGGTATGGGTGTTTGTCATGTAGATGCTTCCAAAGGAATGGTGGACTGGGCTCGCGAAAACGCAAAACTCTCAGGACTCGATTCCAAACCAGTTCGATGGATTGTGGATGATGTCATGAAGTTCATTCGTCGGGAAATCAAACGTGGAAAAAAATACCAAGGCCTCATTCTTGACCCACCGAGTTTCGGTCGTGGTTCCAAAGGAGAGGTTTGGAAGATTGAAGAGAACTTGCCGGAACTAATGGATGCACTTATGGAACTCTCTGATTCCAAACCAGAATTTGTCATTCTCAGTTGCCATAGCCAAGGATTTAGTCCCCTAACATTAGAAAGGATATTGTCTTCACGAATCAAAACAAAAGGTACTTACCAAACCTCAGAGTTATTTATACCTGAAAAATCAGGGAAAAAATACCCGGCTGGATTTTGTACTTTCTTCTCCAAATAA
- a CDS encoding DUF342 domain-containing protein, with the protein MPGPDSYTDRILQDLEATENGYFQIENSSGKAVLKITKPGPKGKKVDYKDVLARVQLFGVEGYNLEQIKKVVALAENKPVEIGTWSKGDPVNSYADITISEDHMEAKMVLHPPKHGGALLSEYQLREQIASVGISVGIIDSVIQNQVKNPDFFVPYTIAKGYPPVSGKDGEIKIFFRSDNKPQLEEDEHGRIDYKNIGVIQSVKPDDLIAERIPPKKGEFGKTVNGSMIPYQEEKTVDWNLGPNVELRGDKLYAKIAGRPVLSAAWEIKVDEVIQLEAVDYSTGNIDFPGTIIVEEKIGDGFSLTTSGSIIIRNSVGKAFLKAKGDIVLSGGFMGRGEGYIESEGNIYAKFVEQGKLTAQGSIFVEEAVMHSELSAKDFIRVMGGRGEVIGGTVIAGNSLTCAKLGAVVETKTKVAIGTPPELLDELNRMKKEIADKEITLHKVQLTLTKLVEKSQKKELSNEEKETISKLKDANEKFTKVLETQTKQFETALGSYEPNPEAFVDVEREVFPGVDLSFGAGKNYRMGINSLVGKTHFYLGTDGSIQTDRTVIRKED; encoded by the coding sequence ATGCCAGGCCCAGACTCATATACAGACAGAATCCTCCAAGATTTAGAAGCCACAGAAAACGGATACTTCCAAATCGAAAACTCCTCTGGAAAAGCCGTATTAAAAATAACGAAACCTGGTCCGAAAGGGAAAAAAGTCGATTACAAAGACGTCTTAGCTCGGGTGCAACTATTTGGTGTCGAAGGTTATAACCTAGAACAAATCAAAAAAGTAGTGGCCTTGGCGGAAAATAAACCTGTTGAAATCGGTACTTGGTCCAAAGGGGATCCCGTAAACTCTTATGCTGACATCACGATCTCCGAAGATCATATGGAAGCCAAAATGGTTCTCCATCCTCCCAAACATGGGGGAGCACTTCTCAGCGAATACCAGTTACGTGAACAAATTGCTTCCGTTGGAATTTCCGTCGGTATCATTGACTCAGTAATTCAAAACCAAGTTAAAAATCCCGATTTTTTTGTTCCTTATACGATCGCCAAAGGGTATCCCCCAGTTTCAGGAAAAGATGGGGAAATTAAAATTTTCTTTCGATCGGACAACAAACCCCAGTTAGAGGAAGATGAACATGGACGTATCGACTATAAAAATATTGGAGTCATCCAGTCAGTCAAACCAGATGATTTAATTGCGGAACGAATTCCTCCCAAAAAAGGAGAGTTCGGCAAGACAGTGAATGGATCCATGATTCCTTACCAGGAAGAGAAAACTGTCGACTGGAATCTGGGACCAAACGTGGAACTAAGAGGGGACAAACTGTACGCTAAAATCGCCGGCCGTCCCGTTCTATCGGCAGCTTGGGAAATCAAAGTGGATGAAGTGATCCAACTGGAAGCCGTTGATTATTCCACCGGAAATATTGACTTTCCTGGAACCATTATCGTCGAAGAAAAGATTGGAGATGGCTTTTCCTTAACCACAAGCGGAAGTATCATCATTCGTAATTCTGTAGGTAAAGCTTTCCTCAAAGCCAAAGGCGATATCGTTTTGTCAGGTGGGTTTATGGGACGGGGCGAAGGTTATATTGAATCAGAAGGAAATATCTACGCCAAATTTGTAGAACAAGGAAAACTCACAGCCCAAGGAAGTATCTTTGTGGAGGAAGCTGTGATGCATTCGGAGCTTTCTGCAAAAGATTTCATTCGGGTCATGGGAGGTAGAGGAGAAGTCATCGGGGGAACCGTCATTGCTGGAAACTCGCTCACTTGTGCCAAACTTGGTGCGGTTGTAGAAACCAAAACCAAAGTAGCAATTGGAACTCCACCTGAACTTTTAGATGAACTCAATCGTATGAAAAAAGAAATCGCTGACAAAGAGATCACTCTCCACAAAGTCCAACTAACACTTACAAAACTCGTGGAAAAAAGTCAGAAAAAAGAACTAAGTAATGAAGAAAAAGAAACCATCTCCAAACTAAAAGATGCTAACGAAAAGTTCACAAAGGTTTTAGAAACACAAACCAAACAATTTGAAACAGCCCTTGGCTCTTACGAGCCAAACCCAGAGGCATTTGTGGATGTGGAGAGAGAAGTGTTTCCAGGAGTAGATCTTAGTTTTGGAGCAGGAAAAAACTACCGAATGGGAATTAATTCCCTCGTTGGGAAAACTCATTTTTATTTAGGAACCGACGGTAGCATTCAAACCGATAGAACTGTGATTCGAAAGGAAGACTAA
- a CDS encoding glycosyl transferase, whose amino-acid sequence MKIYFYISGHGFGHISRSGNIIKRLLAAEFIDEIHLISTRITFLDFTHPKLKTRNLKLDVGVSQKNSLSIDLQTTKEELQDFEKNKNHLLKEETEYCKKNNISLILTDSSSFPITIALETGIQSIFLGNFTWDFIYKNYAKDDAYFGNLGEQLQVEYGFATEALILPFSCPMPAFLDSTNIGLVGRKPTLSKDLTRQKFGFKDDTTYILLSFGAYGLEGTQLQTKNLNPSIQLVAYGVPGIQTEGILVPEVSHYPDLVAAADYVCTKPGYGILAECYYAKTPILYTDRGDFSEYLYLVNALDLYFRSAYIDLPRIISCQFEEVLTLINTIDSMTPKLELKTDGEEDVVSHLLEYN is encoded by the coding sequence ATGAAAATTTATTTTTATATTTCTGGCCATGGGTTTGGGCATATCAGTCGTTCAGGAAATATCATCAAACGTCTACTGGCAGCCGAATTTATTGATGAGATCCATCTAATCAGCACTAGGATTACCTTTTTAGATTTCACCCATCCCAAACTTAAAACACGAAATCTAAAATTAGATGTAGGGGTTTCACAAAAAAATTCTCTCTCAATTGATTTACAAACTACCAAAGAGGAACTCCAAGACTTTGAAAAAAACAAAAATCACCTCTTAAAAGAAGAAACCGAATACTGCAAAAAAAATAATATCTCACTCATCCTAACTGATAGTTCTTCTTTTCCTATCACCATTGCCTTAGAAACAGGAATCCAAAGTATTTTTCTCGGTAACTTTACTTGGGATTTTATTTATAAAAACTATGCCAAAGACGATGCCTATTTTGGGAACCTAGGCGAACAATTGCAGGTTGAATATGGTTTTGCCACAGAAGCACTCATTTTACCTTTCTCTTGTCCCATGCCTGCTTTCTTAGATTCAACTAACATTGGTCTTGTGGGAAGAAAACCAACCCTGTCGAAAGATTTGACCAGACAAAAGTTTGGGTTTAAAGACGATACTACCTACATTCTATTGTCTTTTGGAGCTTACGGATTGGAAGGGACCCAACTACAAACAAAAAATCTTAACCCTTCCATTCAGTTAGTTGCTTATGGGGTTCCAGGAATCCAAACAGAAGGAATCCTTGTCCCGGAAGTCTCTCACTATCCCGATCTTGTGGCAGCGGCCGATTATGTTTGCACAAAACCGGGATACGGAATTTTAGCTGAATGTTATTACGCAAAAACTCCTATTCTTTATACAGACCGAGGTGATTTTTCAGAGTATCTTTATTTGGTAAATGCACTCGATCTTTACTTTCGGTCGGCATATATTGACCTTCCCCGAATAATTTCTTGTCAATTTGAGGAAGTGCTGACTCTAATTAATACGATCGACTCGATGACTCCTAAGTTAGAACTGAAAACCGATGGAGAAGAAGATGTTGTTTCGCACTTATTAGAATACAATTAA
- a CDS encoding helix-turn-helix domain-containing protein, with product MKFESLYRHFLLTRATHLPVISEEGELLGLLSKDRVHRELSDLGREREDLDEIPLDILETELHENLILYFKESAQIPVIGLNGEKKDNWDKPRFLAAFTKLDALQIRDPKLEEIESKLEKKKENADSVQWFMELILSHFPDGLLATDVTGSTVFYNETFEKEILTKSLFRDSLQLAEKFLHNLNREVLAAYLKDHDMSLGKDADTSVLYTNITELRVTLRIVTLKKEKKVFGFLYHFSPSSFANPTGNGQSEFPNLEEAFHSKLPLESVLEEMEAHYIHKSLKRNSNNISHTATELGVPRTTLQNRIRFLKLSERFRNETKVKTVIPRKRSEKPEQTAKKTAMKGKPVSSKKAKILKKPVKSSKSGPIAKKQSKNQSPARKKTKKRR from the coding sequence GTGAAGTTTGAATCACTCTACCGTCATTTTTTGCTGACAAGAGCTACCCACCTTCCCGTCATTTCGGAGGAGGGTGAGTTGTTAGGTCTACTTTCCAAAGATCGTGTCCACCGCGAGTTATCCGATTTGGGAAGAGAAAGAGAAGATTTGGATGAAATCCCCTTGGACATCCTCGAAACGGAACTTCACGAAAACTTGATTTTATATTTTAAAGAATCCGCTCAGATTCCGGTCATCGGTCTCAATGGAGAAAAAAAAGACAATTGGGACAAACCTCGGTTTCTTGCCGCCTTCACTAAGTTAGATGCTTTGCAGATTCGGGATCCAAAACTAGAAGAAATCGAATCCAAACTCGAAAAAAAGAAGGAAAACGCTGATTCTGTCCAGTGGTTTATGGAACTCATCCTATCTCATTTTCCGGATGGACTATTGGCAACTGATGTCACAGGCTCCACTGTTTTTTATAATGAAACTTTTGAAAAAGAAATTCTCACCAAATCTTTGTTTCGTGACTCGCTTCAGTTAGCAGAAAAATTCCTTCACAATCTCAATAGAGAAGTTCTTGCGGCTTATTTAAAGGACCATGATATGAGTTTGGGTAAGGACGCCGACACCAGTGTTTTGTATACGAACATAACTGAGCTTAGGGTCACACTTCGAATCGTGACATTAAAAAAAGAAAAAAAGGTGTTTGGGTTTTTATATCATTTTTCTCCTTCTTCTTTTGCCAACCCGACGGGGAATGGACAGTCTGAATTCCCGAATTTAGAGGAAGCCTTCCATTCCAAACTTCCCTTGGAGTCAGTTTTGGAAGAAATGGAAGCGCATTACATCCATAAGTCGCTTAAAAGAAATTCAAACAATATCTCACATACAGCAACGGAGCTCGGTGTTCCAAGAACTACTTTGCAAAATAGAATCCGGTTTTTAAAACTTTCCGAACGTTTCCGTAATGAAACCAAAGTGAAGACAGTCATTCCTAGAAAACGCTCGGAAAAACCAGAGCAAACGGCGAAAAAAACAGCCATGAAAGGAAAACCTGTTTCTTCTAAAAAGGCCAAAATCCTTAAGAAACCGGTGAAATCTTCGAAATCAGGGCCTATTGCGAAGAAACAGAGTAAAAATCAAAGTCCAGCGAGAAAAAAGACAAAAAAAAGACGTTGA
- the rho gene encoding transcription termination factor Rho: MASRKQDEIQVNPPEDQTEYTNGIMDQEDGSEPPKQFKKKKGRYEGPIPPPLDLVELKKKNINELADLAKGLGVENTHGLKKQNLMFALLQAQTEKDGQVHAAGVMERLPDGYGFLRSPDYNYVPGPDDIYVSPSQIKLFGLRTGDTVTGLIRPPKEAERFFAMLRVESINGFPVEVAGKRNLFDNLTPLYPDERINMEFDPSHLDTRIIDLMCPIGKGQRALIVAPPRTGKTVLMQSIANAITRNHPEIFLIVLLIDERPEEVTDMARHVKGEVVSSTFDEPAQRHVQVAEMVIEKAKRLVEHGKDVVILLDSITRLARAYNQVVPTSGKILSGGVDSNALHKPKRFFGAARNIEEGGSLTIIATALIDTGSRMDEVIFEEFKGTGNMEIHLDRKLADKRIFPAIDINRSGTRKEELLLPQDTLTRVFILRKVLSPMSITESMELLIEKMRGAKTNDQFLASMNTN, translated from the coding sequence ATGGCATCACGCAAACAAGACGAAATTCAAGTTAATCCCCCCGAAGACCAAACCGAATACACAAACGGCATCATGGACCAAGAAGATGGTTCCGAACCACCGAAACAATTTAAGAAGAAAAAAGGCCGATACGAAGGTCCCATTCCTCCTCCACTTGATTTAGTAGAACTTAAGAAAAAAAACATCAATGAACTAGCAGACCTTGCCAAAGGTTTGGGAGTGGAAAACACTCATGGACTAAAGAAACAAAACTTGATGTTTGCTCTTCTCCAAGCACAAACCGAAAAAGACGGCCAAGTGCATGCAGCCGGAGTGATGGAAAGACTCCCTGATGGTTATGGTTTCCTAAGGTCACCTGACTACAATTATGTGCCAGGTCCAGATGATATTTATGTATCTCCTTCTCAAATTAAACTTTTTGGTCTTCGTACTGGCGATACAGTAACGGGACTTATACGACCACCTAAAGAAGCAGAAAGATTTTTTGCCATGCTCCGCGTGGAATCTATCAACGGATTCCCGGTGGAAGTGGCCGGGAAAAGAAATTTATTTGATAACCTAACTCCGCTTTATCCAGACGAAAGAATCAATATGGAGTTTGACCCGAGTCATTTGGACACTCGTATCATTGACCTTATGTGTCCGATTGGAAAGGGACAAAGGGCTCTCATTGTAGCTCCACCTAGAACTGGTAAAACGGTTCTTATGCAATCGATCGCCAATGCGATTACAAGAAACCACCCTGAAATTTTTCTTATCGTATTACTCATTGATGAACGTCCCGAAGAAGTTACTGACATGGCTCGCCATGTAAAGGGAGAAGTGGTGAGTTCCACTTTTGATGAACCAGCACAACGCCACGTACAAGTAGCAGAGATGGTCATTGAAAAAGCAAAACGACTTGTAGAACATGGGAAAGATGTGGTCATCTTACTTGATTCCATCACAAGACTTGCTCGGGCTTACAACCAAGTGGTACCTACTTCAGGAAAGATCCTTTCTGGTGGTGTGGATTCCAACGCCCTCCACAAACCAAAACGTTTTTTTGGAGCCGCAAGAAACATCGAAGAAGGTGGGTCACTCACCATCATCGCTACGGCCCTCATTGATACCGGTTCCCGAATGGACGAGGTGATTTTTGAGGAATTTAAGGGAACGGGAAATATGGAAATTCATCTAGACCGAAAACTCGCGGACAAACGAATTTTTCCTGCCATTGACATCAACCGCTCTGGAACGAGAAAAGAAGAACTCCTGCTTCCACAGGACACCCTCACTCGTGTTTTTATCCTCCGAAAAGTACTTTCTCCCATGAGTATCACCGAAAGTATGGAACTATTGATTGAAAAAATGCGCGGTGCGAAGACCAACGACCAATTCCTCGCCAGCATGAATACGAACTAA
- the rpmE gene encoding 50S ribosomal protein L31, which translates to MKTDIHPKYVAAKIKCACGTVIETRSTAGDISVEICSNCHPFFTGKSKLLDTTGRVDKFKKKYKMK; encoded by the coding sequence ATGAAAACTGACATACATCCAAAATACGTTGCTGCTAAAATCAAATGCGCTTGCGGTACTGTGATCGAAACTAGATCTACTGCCGGGGATATCAGTGTGGAAATTTGTTCCAACTGCCACCCATTCTTTACTGGAAAATCCAAACTTTTGGATACAACAGGCCGCGTAGACAAGTTCAAGAAAAAATACAAAATGAAGTAA
- a CDS encoding TrmH family RNA methyltransferase, which yields MPNRRQYITSFSNPKVKWVAGLKEKRNRDEEKKFFIEGYREIKKAITSNPSSPIPCLPVNITSLFISPECFLGENEEQLIQSVHCPVFELPRKIFEKISYRDRPDGLIAVAETPDAAVPWEKIKSIDTNPILIIEGVEKPGNLGTILRTAEGAGVGIVIVTDPRIDLFNPNVVRASTGTIFTLPVYIGDLKEVLTKFQSKGYKRYAVTPEGKTLYTSVNMKEKSVFLFGSEQYGLSSDAKQLSDDTLHLPMLGEADSLNLAMSCGIVLYESIRQRNK from the coding sequence ATGCCAAATAGAAGACAATACATCACTAGTTTTTCCAATCCCAAGGTCAAATGGGTAGCGGGACTTAAGGAAAAAAGAAATCGGGATGAAGAAAAAAAATTCTTCATCGAAGGGTATCGTGAAATCAAAAAAGCAATCACAAGTAACCCTAGCTCACCTATCCCTTGTTTGCCTGTCAATATCACAAGTTTGTTTATCTCACCCGAATGTTTTTTAGGTGAAAACGAAGAACAATTGATTCAATCAGTTCATTGCCCCGTTTTTGAACTTCCTCGTAAAATTTTTGAAAAGATTTCGTATAGAGATAGGCCCGATGGGCTCATCGCTGTGGCAGAAACTCCTGATGCCGCAGTCCCTTGGGAAAAAATAAAATCAATAGATACCAATCCTATCCTTATTATTGAAGGAGTGGAAAAACCAGGAAACCTGGGTACCATTCTCCGAACGGCAGAAGGGGCCGGGGTGGGAATTGTGATTGTGACCGATCCAAGGATTGATCTTTTTAATCCTAATGTGGTTCGTGCAAGTACAGGCACCATTTTTACTCTGCCTGTTTATATTGGAGATTTAAAAGAAGTCCTCACAAAATTCCAATCGAAAGGTTATAAACGTTACGCAGTTACCCCTGAAGGAAAAACTCTTTATACATCTGTCAATATGAAAGAGAAATCAGTATTTTTATTTGGAAGTGAACAATATGGCCTAAGTTCCGATGCAAAACAACTTTCAGACGACACTCTCCACTTACCGATGCTCGGTGAGGCTGACTCTTTAAATCTAGCTATGTCTTGCGGAATTGTTTTATACGAATCCATCCGACAAAGAAACAAATGA